From Triticum urartu cultivar G1812 chromosome 2, Tu2.1, whole genome shotgun sequence, a single genomic window includes:
- the LOC125538700 gene encoding uncharacterized protein LOC125538700 yields the protein MAHAAHARSRCVVALLFAVAVFLACLPPAATASASSSSRAAAAALQRVEMAAMYTPQDLQEKPDVTKDAEEDVSTTGFGAEEEREVPTGPDPIHHHGRGPRRRQSP from the exons ATGGCTCATGCCGCCCACGCGAGGTCGCGCTGCGTCGTCGCGCTGCTCTTCGCCGTCGCCGTCTTCCTCGCCTGCttgccgcccgccgccaccgcctccgccTCCTCGTCTTCCCGGGCAG CGGCGGCGGCATTGCAACGAGTCGAGATGGCGGCCATGTACACCCCGCAGGACCTGCAGGAGAAGCCGGATGTGACCAAG GACGCGGAGGAGGACGTGAGCACGACGGGGTTCGgcgcggaggaggagagggaggtgCCCACCGGGCCGGACCCCATCCACCACCACGGCAGGGGACCCAGGCGCCGGCAGTCGCCCTGA
- the LOC125538699 gene encoding FT-interacting protein 1-like: protein MAYPYVFHAQAPPARAEEYKSKGAMPQPHVRPQWPAGSGSGAGRGRGGGGAGWMGLGSRERPLASAYDLVEQMHYLYVRVVKARGIPVGAVTGGCSPYVEVRLGNYRGTTPHQERKSNPEWNQVFAFSRERVQATALEVFVRDRDAVARDDYVGRIAFDISEVPLRVPPDSPLAPQWYRLESVRHGGKMLLPTEVMLAVWVGTQADEAFGDAWHADAASVRGGADGAAAVQSTRSKVYVTPKLWYLRINVLEAQDVVTGGFVGDKVRQQHVEVFAKVQVGGMMLRTKPCAMRNPTSLTWNEELVFVVAEPFEDPAVLIVEARAHPGKDEIVGRAVLPLTIFEKRLDRVAIHSQWFSLEPFGHPLRRPEATFAGRVHLRACLEGAYHVMDEPTMYVSDTRPTARQLWRPPVGVLEVGVLGAQGLTPMKTADGRGTTDAYCVAKYGQKWVRTRTVVDSCSPRWNEQYTWEVYDPCTVLTLAMFDNCHLGKANAAAGNAVLRDQVMGKVRIRLSTLEMDKVYTNAHPLVVLHPSGVRKNGELCLAVRLTSVSLASVVCLYGKPLLPKMHYVQPFAIPQLDALRRQAMSIVAARLSRAEPPLRREVVEYMLDAGSHLWSMRRSKANFLRVTALLSGAASTARWLVDVCHWRNPVTTVLVHLLFVTLMCFPELILPTVFLYMAMTGLWNYRRRPRRPSSMDARLSCAEATHPDEIDEELDTFPTSKPNDVVRLRYDRLRSVAGRIQTVVGDVATQGERVRSLLAWRDPRATALFTALCLVAAVTLYVTPLRVVALVAGLYALRHPRFRSRTPSAAGNFFKRLPSRADTML from the coding sequence ATGGCGTACCCGTATGTCTTCCACGCGCAGGCGCCACCGGCCAGAGCGGAGGAGTACAAGTCCAAGGGCGCAATGCCGCAGCCACATGTCAGGCCCCAGTGGCCTGCCGGCAGCGGCAGCGGTGCCGGGCGtgggcgtggcggcggcggagccgGGTGGATGGGTCTTGGCTCCCGGGAGAGGCCGCTCGCGAGTGCTTATGATCTCGTGGAGCAGATGCATTACCTGTACGTGCGCGTCGTCAAGGCGCGCGGGATCCCCGTGGGCGCGGTCACCGGCGGCTGCAGCCCCTACGTCGAGGTGCGCCTCGGCAACTACCGCGGCACGACGCCGCACCAGGAGAGGAAGTCGAATCCAGAGTGGAACCAGGTGTTCGCCTTCTCCAGGGAGCGCGTCCAGGCCACGGCCCTCGAGGTGTTCGTCAGGGACAGGGACGCCGTGGCGCGCGACGACTACGTCGGCAGGATCGCGTTCGACATCAGCGAGGTGCCGCTGCGCGTGCCGCCCGACAGCCCGCTCGCGCCGCAGTGGTACCGCCTCGAGAGCGTGCGCCACGGCGGCAAGATGCTGCTGCCGACCGAGGTCATGCTCGCGGTGTGGGTCGGCACGCAGGCCGACGAGGCGTTCGGGGACGCATGGCACGCCGACGCGGCGTCGGTGCGCGGGGGCGCTGATGGTGCGGCCGCGGTGCAGAGCACGCGGTCCAAGGTGTACGTGACGCCGAAGCTGTGGTACCTCCGGATAAACGTGCTGGAGGCACAGGACGTCGTGACGGGCGGCTTCGTCGGCGACAAGGTCCGGCAGCAGCACGTCGAGGTCTTCGCCAAGGTGCAAGTCGGCGGCATGATGCTCCGGACCAAGCCGTGCGCCATGAGGAATCCGACAAGCCTGACGTGGAACGAGGAGCTGGTCTTCGTTGTGGCGGAGCCGTTCGAGGATCCGGCGGTGCTCATCGTCGAGGCCCGGGCGCACCCTGGCAAGGACGAGATCGTCGGGCGTGCCGTGCTGCCGctcaccatcttcgagaagcgtCTCGACCGCGTGGCGATCCACTCGCAGTGGTTCAGCCTGGAGCCGTTCGGGCATCCGTTGCGCCGGCCGGAAGCCACTTTCGCCGGCCGCGTCCACCTCCGGGCGTGCCTCGAGGGCGCGTACCACGTCATGGACGAGCCGACCATGTACGTCAGCGACACGCGCCCGACGGCGCGGCAGCTGTGGCGGCCGCCCGTCGGCGTGCTCGAGGTCGGCGTCCTCGGCGCGCAGGGGCTCACACCCATGAAGACCGCCGACGGGCGGGGCACCACCGACGCCTACTGCGTGGCCAAGTACGGGCAGAAGTGGGTGCGCACGCGCACCGTCGTCGACTCGTGCAGCCCCCGGTGGAACGAGCAGTACACGTGGGAGGTCTACGACCCCTGCACGGTGCTCACGCTCGCCATGTTCGACAACTGCCACCTCGGCAAAGCCAATGCCGCCGCCGGCAACGCCGTCCTCAGAGACCAGGTGATGGGCAAGGTGAGGATACGCCTCTCCACGCTGGAGATGGACAAGGTGTACACCAACGCGCACCCGCTCGTCGTGCTGCACCCGTCCGGCGTGCGCAAGAACGGCGAGCTCTGCCTCGCCGTGCGCCTCACCTCCGTCTCTCTCGCCAGCGTCGTGTGCCTGTACGGGAAGCCCCTCCTCCCCAAGATGCACTACGTCCAGCCGTTCGCCATCCCGCAGCTCGACGCGCTCCGGCGCCAGGCGATGAGCATCGTGGCGGCGCGGCTGAGCCGGGCCGAGCCGCCGCTGCGGCGGGAGGTCGTGGAGTACATGCTGGACGCGGGCTCGCACCTGTGGAGCATGCGGCGGAGCAAGGCCAACTTCCTCCGGGTCACGGCGCTGCTGTCCGGCGCGGCCAGCACGGCGCGGTGGCTCGTGGACGTGTGCCACTGGAGGAACCCGGTCACCACCGTGCTGGTGCACTTGCTCTTCGTCACGCTCATGTGCTTCCCAGAGCTCATCCTCCCGACCGTGTTCCTGTACATGGCCATGACCGGCCTCTGGAACTACCGGCGCCGGCCCCGCCGGCCGTCGAGCATGGACGCGAGGCTCTCCTGCGCGGAGGCGACCCACCCTGACGAGATCGACGAGGAGCTGGACACGTTCCCGACGTCGAAGCCGAACGACGTGGTGCGGCTGCGGTACGACCGGCTGCGGAGCGTGGCCGGGCGGATCCAGACGGTGGTCGGCGACGTGGCAACGCAGGGGGAGAGGGTGCGGTCGCTGCTGGCGTGGAGGGACCCGAGGGCGACGGCGCTGTTCACGGCGCTCTGCCTCGTCGCCGCCGTGACGCTGTACGTCACGCCGCTCCGGGTCGTGGCGCTCGTCGCCGGGCTGTACGCGCTCCGCCACCCGCGGTTCCGGAGCCGGACGCCGTCGGCCGCCGGCAACTTCTTCAAGAGGCTGCCCTCCAGGGCCGACACCATGCTGTAG